Proteins encoded together in one Raphanus sativus cultivar WK10039 unplaced genomic scaffold, ASM80110v3 Scaffold0027, whole genome shotgun sequence window:
- the LOC108809246 gene encoding 60S ribosomal protein L23, whose translation MSKRGRGGTSGNKFRMSLGLPVAATVNCADNTGAKNLYIISVKGIKGRLNRLPSACVGDMVMATVKKGKPDLRKKVMPAVIVRQRKPWRRKDGVFMYFEDNAGVIVNPKGEMKGSAITGPIGKECADLWPRIASAANAIV comes from the exons ATGTCGAAACGAG gacgtggAGGTACGTCGGGTAACAAGTTCAGGATGTCGCTTGGTCTTCCCGTGGCGGCGACAGTGAACTGTGCCGACAACACCGGCGCCAAGAACCTCTACATCATTTCGGTGAAGGGGATCAAGGGTCGTCTCAACAGGTTGCCTTCTGCCTGCGTCGGAGACATGGTGATGGCCACCGTGAAGAAGGGGAAGCCTGATCTGAGGAAGAAGGTTATGCCAGCTGTCATCGTTAGGCAGAGGAAGCCTTGGCGCCGAAAGGATGGTGTCTTCATGTACTTCGaag ATAATGCTGGAGTCATCGTGAACCCCAAGGGAGAAATGAAAGGTTCTGCGATCACTGGTCCCATTGGTAAAGAGTGCGCTGATCTTTGGCCTAGGATTGCAAGTGCTGCCAATGCCATTGTCTGA
- the LOC108808959 gene encoding uncharacterized protein LOC108808959 yields the protein MEGDTPDAKKNKDQLMNVNSSKSRNLLRKKDGGCLAVLSSGKCLQIFQNSPKVSCSGEFSTSSPSHLLRKLGANYDKADQSRKVISLSSNNTFSSPSTDVSQGTLQFTTRANGIVPRFVFKLDNEKDVYVASLSSNVVDQSVLEYTYMIHLKRESSSSSSSSSSSSPLLVGRIKVSTLSSCSFLNERFVERQFVLFSNDGEHSQTPCRKKNRGSCKKVVGVMKNNEQMQQPNSDHEQVNLLENDLPTNLETLAVLVKQQFLEEEEEEEEETGGWGLKFLRKSSLVKTESGSSRSKTSVDVVIPSGIHGGPEDGPSSLIERWKSQGNCDCGGWDLGCSLTLLKGQPRKDNLSELLIEGSKHEKTVLRIEKLRRGRYLVQLQTWLSVLQSFSIAIAFIHSQSQELLRINL from the exons ATGGAGGGTGATACTCCTGACGCTAAAAAGAATAAAGATCAGCTGATGAATGTAAACTCATCAAAGTCGAGAAACTTGCTACGAAAGAAAGATGGAGGATGCTTGGCGGTTTTGAGCAGCGGGAAGTGTTTACAGATATTTCAAAACAGTCCCAAAGTATCATGTAGTGGCGAGTTCTCTACTTCTTCTCCGAGTCATCTCTTGAGGAAACTAGGAGCAAACTATGATAAAGCTGACCAATCTCGTAAGGTAATCTCTTTATCTAGCAACAACACCTTCTCGTCTCCATCTACAGACGTTTCTCAGGGAACCCTTCAGTTCACTACGAGAGCCAATGGAATAGTGCCTCGTTTTGTTTTCAAGTTGGACAATGAAAAAGATGTTTACGTGGCAAGCTTAAGCAGCAACGTTGTAGACCAAAGTGTTTTAGAGTATAcatatatgattcatctgaaaagagaatcatcatcatcatcatcatcatcatcatcctcatcaccGCTTCTGGTTGGTAGAATAAAGGTGTCAACGTTGTCCTCGTGTTCATTCTTGAATGAGAGATTCGTAGAGAGGCAGTTCGTTTTGTTCAGCAACGATGGTGAGCATTCGCAGACACCGTGTAGGAAGAAAAACAGAGGATCGTGTAAGAAAGTAGTTGGTGTAATGAAGAACAATGAGCAGATGCAGCAACCAAACTCTGACCACGAGCAGGTGAATCTACTGGAGAACGACCTTCCAACAAATCTTGAAACGTTAGCTGTTCTTGTGAAACAACAGtttcttgaagaagaagaagaagaagaagaagaaactggaGGTTGGGGATTGAAGTTCTTGAGGAAGTCTTCACTGGTCAAAACTGAAAGTGGAAGTTCAAGATCTAAGACAAGTGTTGATGTTGTGATTCCATCAGGGATTCATGGAGGGCCTGAAGATGGACCTTCGAGTTTGATAGAGAGGTGGAAATCTCAAGGAAACTGCGACTGTGGAGGATGGGACTTGGGCTGTTCCTTAACCCTTCTAAAAGGCCAGCCACGCAAAGATAACCTTTCGGAGCTACTCATAGAG GGATCAAAACATGAGAAGACTGTACTAAGGATTGAGAAGCTTCGACGAGGACGTTACTTAGTACAACTCCAGACATGGCTATCAGTTTTACAATCTTTCTCGATTGCAATAGCATTCATACATAGCCAGAGTCAGGAGCTACTACGAATAAATCTATAA
- the LOC108858495 gene encoding uncharacterized protein LOC108858495: MSQDVISSHEQLSMDEITSPLTAQIFDFCDPQLFEETFNQTSEVTSASNCCGSVENINNNNFPDKSNSGSNQDHEDKNNSNNNDDNGDLSIIFDSQDDFDNDITASIDFSSTIQFPASDQLQDQFDFTGIQLHQPPNILYSSSSCDHLPPPLTVFEDDCLSSVPSYNIGSLNPTSPFLGNPGLPSYMGVTRNMMNTGLAIGGSDFYSGFGSDFKPSHDQLMEIQAGNSGMFCQDSIKPIYNPGGDHHLQALDCGEDQNHLPKPVLPELGTEITGLDDASVNKVSKLTAEQRKEKIRRYMKKRNERNFSKKIKYACRKTLADSRPRVRGRFAKNDELCEPYRQASSSYHEEDDDDVGVRAEEQLVDSSDIFSHISGVNSFKFKYPIQSWI, encoded by the exons ATGTCGCAGGACGTAATCTCGTCTCACGAGCAGCTCTCCATG GATGAGATCACAAGCCCTCTCACCGCTCAAATCTTCGATTTCTGCGATCCACAGTTATTTGAAGAGACCTTTAATCAAACCTCTGAAGTGACATCTGCTTCAAACTGTTGTGGCTCTGTCGAAAACATCAACAACAATAACTTTCCCGACAAATCCAACAGCGGTTCGAATCAAGACCATGAAGACAAAAACAACAGCAACAATAATGATGACAACGGTGACTTATCGATCATATTCGATTCACAAGACGATTTCGATAACGATATCACAGCTTCCATCGATTTCTCTTCCACTATTCAGTTCCCAGCCTCCGATCAACTCCAAGATCAGTTTGATTTCACCGGGATTCAACTTCATCAGCCTCCGAACATTCTATACTCCTCCTCTTCTTGTGATCATTTGCCTCCGCCTTTAACGGTTTTTGAAGATGATTGTCTTTCTTCTGTCCCAAGTTACAATATTGGGTCCCTAAACCCTACTTCCCCTTTCTTGGGTAATCCCGGTTTACCATCTTACATGGGCGTAACCAGGAATATGATGAACACCGGTTTAGCCATTGGAGGATCAGATTTTTACTCCGGTTTTGGTTCTGACTTTAAACCGTCACATGATCAATTGATGGAAATCCAGGCTGGTAATAGTGGAATGTTCTGCCAAGATTCGATTAAACCCATATACAATCCAGGAGGAGATCATCATCTCCAG GCACTTGACTGTGGCGAAGACCAAAACCACCTGCCCAAACCGGTTCTTCCGGAGTTAGGAACAGAGATAACCGGTTTAGACGACGCCAGCGTCAACAAAGTCAGCAAACTCACAGCTGagcaaaggaaagaaaagatTCGTAGGTACATGAAGAAGAGAAACGAGAGGAATTTCAGCAAGAAAATTAAG TATGCATGTAGGAAGACGTTGGCAGATAGTCGTCCAAGAGTTAGAGGAAGATTTGCAAAGAACGATGAATTGTGTGAACCATATAGACAAGCTTCTTCGAGCTATcatgaagaagacgatgatgat GTGGGGGTCAGAGCAGAAGAGCAACTGGTTGATTCTTCAGACATATTTTCACACATAAGTGGCGTAAACTCGTTCAAGTTCAAGTATCCAATCCAGTCTTGGATTTGA
- the LOC108847931 gene encoding pre-mRNA-processing factor 19 homolog 1, giving the protein MNCAISGEVPVEPVVSKKSGLLYEKRLIETHISDFGKCPVTGEPHTIDDIVAIKTGKIVKPKPLHTASIPGLLGTFQTEWDCLMLSNFSLEQQLHTARQELSHALYQHDAACRVIARLKKERDEARQLLAETDRQLPAATDRQLPAAPEVATENATLSNGKRAADGGEQGPDAKKMRLGVSGEVITELTDCNAALSQQRKKRQIPPTLASVDALEKFTQLSSHPLHKTSKPGIFSMDILHSKDVIATGGMDTTAVLFDRQSGQILSTLTGHSKKVTSIKFVGDTDLVLTASSDKTVRIWGSSEGGNYACKHTLKDHTAEVRAVTVHATNKYFVSASLDSTWCFYDMSSGLCLAQVTDDSEKVDYTAAAFHPDGLILGTGTAQSIVKIWDVKSQANVAKFGGHTGEITSVSFSENGYFLATSALDGVRLWDLRKLKNFRTFDFPNANSVEFDHSGSYLGIAASDIRVFQTASVKAEWNPVKTLPDLSGTGRATCVKFGPDAKYVAVGSMDRNLRIFGLPSNDSTEDSAQDS; this is encoded by the exons ATGAATTGTGCAA TTTCCGGGGAAGTTCCGGTGGAGCCTGTGGTTTCGAAGAAGTCTGGTTTGCTCTACGAGAAGCGCCTAATCGAGACGCACATCTCG GATTTTGGGAAATGCCCGGTTACTGGTGAACCGCATACCATTGATGACATTGTTGCCATCAAAACGGGAAAG atcgTGAAGCCAAAACCATTACACACAGCTAGCATCCCTGGATTGCTCGGAACGTTCCAGACT GAATGGGATTGTTTGATGCTATCAAATTTTTCACTTGAGCAACAACTCCATACTGCGAGGCAAGAGCTAAGCCATGCTTTGTATCAG CATGATGCTGCTTGTCGTGTGATTGCTAGGcttaaaaaagaaagagacgAGGCACGACAATTGCTTGCAGAGACTGATAGGCAGTTACCTGCAGCGACTGATAGGCAGTTACCTGCAGCCCCCGAAGTTGCCACAGAGAATGCTACTCTTAGTAATGGTAAACGAG CTGCCGATGGTGGTGAACAAGGTCCCGATGCAAAGAAAATGCGTCTTGGAGTTTCGGGTGAAGTTATTACAGAACTGACAGATTGTAATGCTGCTCTTTCCCAGCAGCGTAAGAAGAGACAG ATCCCTCCGACGTTGGCTTCAGTTGATGCTCTGGAGAAGTTCACTCAACTCTCAAGCCACCCACTTCACAAGACCAGCAAACCTGGTATTTTTTCAATGGACATCCTACATTCTAAG GATGTCATTGCGACCGGAGGAATGGATACAACTGCCGTTCTCTTTGATCGTCAGTCAGGACAAATCTTGTCGACGTTGACTGGTCATTCAAAGAAG GTTACTAGTATTAAGTTTGTAGGTGACACTGATCTTGTTTTGACTGCTTCATCAGACAAG ACAGTTCGTATCTGGGGAAGTTCAGAGGGTGGGAACTATGCCTGTAAACATACATTGAAAGATCACACTGCAGAG GTGCGAGCTGTCACTGTCCATGCAACGAACAAATACTTTGTGTCGGCATCGCTCGACAGTACGTGGTGCTTCTATGATATGTCCTCTGGTTTGTGCCTTGCCCAG GTAACAGATGATTCCGAGAAGGTGGATTACACGGCTGCCGCTTTCCATCCTGATGGTCTCATTCTTGGAACTGGTACCGCTCAATCTATTGTCAAGATTTGGGATGTAAAGAGTCAG GCAAACGTGGCGAAGTTCGGTGGCCACACTGGTGAAATCACATCTGTATCATTTTCTGAAAATGGTTATTTCCTCGCG ACATCTGCGCTGGATGGTGTTAGACTGTGGGACCTGCGCAAGCTAAAGAACTTCCGAACATTCGACTTTCCAAATGCAAACTCGG TGGAATTTGACCATAGCGGATCTTATCTTGGCATTGCTGCTTCAGATATAAG AGTATTCCAAACGGCCAGTGTAAAAGCCGAATGGAACCCAGTCAAGACACTTCCTGATCTATCCGGTACAG GTAGAGCAACATGTGTTAAGTTTGGTCCCGACGCCAAATACGTAGCAGTCGGTTCAATGGACCGTAATCTCAGGATATTCGGTTTACCTAGCAATGACAGCACTGAAGACTCTGCACAAGATTCATGA
- the LOC108823862 gene encoding uncharacterized protein LOC108823862, which produces MLKSEPSLSIYCGESVDELKKPEDPATGPDENLDRTVSIGDSVEADFSFAKHSSIIDDALSIKEEEDEKRFEIEQRPPSPPMHLAAGLGIDKFDLYGSSEIINFDFPSFDDESCGDYYKRMLEEYPLHPLLLRNYASFLEYKGDVNGAEEYYHKCTVVEPSDGVALANYGRLVMKLHGDEAKALSYFERAVQASPEDSNVLGAYASFLWEINDEDDDEVDDSFGNRSQQGREDSEPEGGEKRSSRLSETEDGETLCRYAKAFWSINGDQEKALFYFEKAVEASPNDSIILGEYARFLWEIEE; this is translated from the exons ATGCTCAAGAGCGAGCCATCTCTCTCAATCTACTGCGGCGAATCCGTAGACGAGCTCAAAAAACCCGAAGACCCGGCGACTGGACCCGACGAGAATTTGGATAGAACGGTTTCGATCGGCGATTCCGTTGAAGCCGACTTCAGCTTCGCTAAGCACAGCAGCATCATTGACGATGCCTTGTCGATCAAGGAAGAGGAGGACGAGAAAAGGTTTGAGATTGAACAACGGCCACCGAGTCCTCCTATGCATTTAGCCGCAGGGCTTGGGATTGATAAGTTCGATCTGTACGGTAGTAGTGAGATTATCAACTTCGATTTCCCGAGTTTCGATGATGAGAGCTGTGGTGATTACTACAAGAGGATGCTCGAGGAGTATCCGTTGCATCCTCTGCTTCTCAGAAACTACGCCAGCTTCTTGGAG TACAAAGGAGATGTTAATGGAGCAGAAGAGTATTATCATAAGTGTACTGTGGTTGAGCCTAGTGATGGAGTAGCTTTAGCGAACTATGGTAGATTGGTTATGAAGCTTCACGGGGATGAAGCTAAGGCGTTGAGCTACTTTGAACGCGCTGTTCAAGCATCTCCTGAGGATAG cAATGTTCTTGGAGCATATGCTAGTTTTCTCTGGGAGATaaatgatgaggatgatgatgaggtTGATGACTCTTTCGGAAACAGAAGTCAGCAAGGAAGAGAAGACTCTGAG cctgagggaggggAGAAACGGAGCTCAAGGTTGTCTGAAACAGAGGATGGAGAGACGCTATGCAGATATGCGAAAGCGTTTTGGAGTATTAATGGTGACCAGGAGAAGGCCTTGTTCTATTTCGAGAAGGCCGTTGAAGCCTCTCCAAATGACAG CATTATACTTGGAGAGTACGCTAGGTTCCTATGGGAAATAGAAGAATGA
- the LOC108842621 gene encoding uncharacterized protein LOC108842621, which translates to MSMMFPSFQLLELNIISAQDLAPVSSKTKTYAVAWVHSERKLTTRVDYNGGTNPTWNDKFVFRVDDEFLYADTSAVVIEIYALHWFRDVHVGTVRVLVSNLIPPSRRPGYRTGNNNDYHHRTTPPQGMRFVALQVRRASGRPQGILNIGVGVLDGSMRSMPLYTHMDSSAVGYRDLLGEEDRHLQHLHLNSNKGSSKNPQSPSSRQFQSVVSRPELRRTKSDTSSMVVSDLLSRVERSRLARQPASALVSTESETEPTTTDTDATEIKENGPKVMKQIYEPDFIDPQPRVVVTNQTSYHQSSRKTPRKVTMNEKHRPVKARASPYLSRHGTPLRSNIVASSPMHPNGNGVRSTPMRSNIVAMSPMHPNMTPMTPMQTPMRSNMTPMQTPMRSNVLRSTTPMRPNYMSTPMRASNLAGRRILTESELGPSPSEVAEKIAKERSHANDTESSILSEWSIDETSVEGLRSKLQRWRTELPPLYDIGSSQVSSTEYDGSTVVPGGRSSRQKTPAVKKRHSRRHTEGGNGLFSCFSKICGVECSFACGGGGGGGTDHDESRKGRGGRVHRTYSASDLSSL; encoded by the exons ATGTCGATGATGTTCCCATCATTTCAGCTACTAGAGTTGAACATAATCTCAGCGCAAGACCTAGCTCCTGTCTCCAGCAAGACAAAGACTTACGCGGTTGCATGGGTTCACTCCGAGCGTAAACTCACCACGCGCGTCGACTACAACGGCGGAACAAACCCAACGTGGAACGACAAGTTCGTATTCAGAGTCGACGACGAGTTTCTCTACGCCGACACTTCAGCCGTCGTCATCGAAATCTACGCTCTACATTGGTTCCGAGACGTTCACGTAGGCACGGTCCGTGTCCTCGTCAGCAACCTCATCCCTCCTAGCCGTCGTCCAGGGTACAGAACCGGCAACAACAACGACTACCACCATCGCACTACGCCACCTCAGGGAATGAGATTCGTCGCGCTTCAGGTTCGTCGTGCCTCGGGTCGACCTCAGGGGATATTGAACATCGGTGTTGGAGTGCTTGATGGTTCCATGAGAAGCATGCCGCTTTACACGCATATGGATTCCTCTGCTGTGGGGTATAGAGATTTGCTAGGCGAAGAGGATCGTCATCTACAGCATTTGCATTTGAATAGTAACAAAGGAAGCTCTAAGAATCCACAATCTCCGTCTTCGAGGCAGTTTCAGTCTGTGGTCTCGAGACCAGAGCTCCGTCGTACGAAGAGCGATACGAGCTCGATGGTTGTTTCGGATCTTTTAAGCAGAGTTGAACGTAGCCGGTTAGCTAGACAGCCGGCAAGCGCATTAGTAAGCACTGAATCCGAAACTGAACCAACCACGACCGATACTGATGCCACGGAGATAAAAGAGAATGGACCTAAAGTCATGAAGCAAATATACGAACCAGACTTCATAGATCCACAGCCAAGGGTGGTTGTCACGAATCAGACCTCATACCATCAGTCGTCACGTAAAACACCTAGAAAAGTGACAATGAACGAGAAACATAGACCGGTTAAGGCTCGAGCGTCACCGTATTTATCAAGACATGGAACGCCGTTGAGATCTAACATCGTTGCATCTTCTCCTATGCATCCTAACGGTAACGGAGTTAGGTCAACACCGATGAGATCAAATATCGTCGCCATGTCTCCCATGCATCCCAACATGACTCCC ATGACACCCATGCAGACTCCTATGCGTTCCAACATGACTCCCATGCAGACTCCTATGCGTTCCAACGTGCTTAGATCGACTACTCCAATGAGACCAAACTACATGTCCACACCGATGAGGGCATCGAACTTAGCTGGGAGGAGAATCTTGACCGAGTCTGAGTTAGGTCCATCGCCATCAGAAGTCGCCGAGAAGATCGCCAAAGAGAGGTCTCACGCTAACGACACGGAGAGCTCGATACTCAGCGAGTGGAGCATCGACGAAACTAGCGTGGAAGGACTACGTTCGAAACTCCAGAGGTGGCGTACGGAGCTGCCACCGTTGTATGATATAGGATCGAGCCAAGTGAGCAGCACCGAGTACGACGGTTCAACGGTCGTCCCTGGAGGAAGGAGCTCTAGACAGAAAACTCCAGCGGTGAAGAAGAGACATAGTCGTAGGCATACTGAGGGAGGTAATGGACTTTTCTCGTGTTTTAGTAAGATTTGCGGCGTGGAATGCAGTTTTGCgtgcggtggtggtggtggtggtggcacGGATCATGACGAGTCGAGGAAAGGTAGGGGTGGTCGCGTGCATCGCACCTACTCTGCTTCTGATTTGAGCTCTTTGTGA
- the LOC130500747 gene encoding auxin-responsive protein IAA12-like isoform X2: protein MSISLSLSQIRSKKTLNNPHTLSSFVSIHLCVLFLLNGSLKRLFLFDILVDMRGSQMERGKSNLLPAESELELGLGLSIGGGAWKDRGRILTAKDFPSVGSKRCADSSSHQGASPPRSSQIVGWPPIGSHRMNNHQAMKAGTKAEEEEEKNDEPKDVVTMKAKVEGLGGYVKVNMDGVGIGRKVDMRAHSSYENLAHTLEEMFFGITGSTTCREKVKKPLRLLDGSAEFVLTYEDKEGDWMLVGDVPWIMFITSVKRLRIMGTSEANGLAPRHEEQKDRQRNNHV, encoded by the exons atgtctatctctctctctctctctcaaataagaTCGAAGAAAACCCTAAATAACCCACACACGCTCTCTTCTTTTGTCTCCATTCATCTCTGTGTCCTCTTTCTCTTGAACGGTTCACTGAAAAGACTCTTTCTCTTTGATATCCTTGTCGACATGCGTGGGTCGCAAATGGAGAGGGGGAAGAGTAATCTTCTTCCGGCTGAGAGTGAGCTCGAGCTGGGACTAGGGCTCAGCATCGGCGGTGGCGCGTGGAAAGACCGTGGGAGAATTCTAACGGCTAAGGATTTTCCTTCTGTTGGGTCTAAACGATGTGCTGACTCTTCCTCTCACCAAGGAGCTTCTCCTCCTCGTTCAAG TCAGATAGTGGGATGGCCACCAATTGGGTCTCACAGGATGAACAACCACCAAGCTATGAAGGCGGGGACcaaagctgaagaagaagaagaaaagaatgatGAGCCTAAAGATGTCGTCACAATGAAGGCGAAAGTTGAGGGTTTAGGAGGGTatgtaaaagtgaatatggatgGAGTTGGTATAGGCAGAAAAGTGGATATGAGAGCTCATTCTTCTTACGAAAACTTGGCTCACACGCTTGAGGAGATGTTCTTCGGAATCACAG GTTCTACTACTTGTAGGGAAAAGGTGAAGAAACCTTTGAGACTTTTAGATGGATCAGCAGAGTTTGTACTCACTTATGAAGATAAGGAAGGAGATTGGATGCTTGTTGGAGATGTTCCATGGAT AATGTTTATCACTTCAGTGAAAAGGCTTCGGATCATGGGAACCTCCGAAGCTAATGGACTTG CTCCAAGACATGAAGAACAGAAGGACAGACAGAGAAACAACCATGTTTAG
- the LOC130500747 gene encoding auxin-responsive protein IAA12-like isoform X1 yields the protein MSISLSLSQIRSKKTLNNPHTLSSFVSIHLCVLFLLNGSLKRLFLFDILVDMRGSQMERGKSNLLPAESELELGLGLSIGGGAWKDRGRILTAKDFPSVGSKRCADSSSHQGASPPRSSSQIVGWPPIGSHRMNNHQAMKAGTKAEEEEEKNDEPKDVVTMKAKVEGLGGYVKVNMDGVGIGRKVDMRAHSSYENLAHTLEEMFFGITGSTTCREKVKKPLRLLDGSAEFVLTYEDKEGDWMLVGDVPWIMFITSVKRLRIMGTSEANGLAPRHEEQKDRQRNNHV from the exons atgtctatctctctctctctctctcaaataagaTCGAAGAAAACCCTAAATAACCCACACACGCTCTCTTCTTTTGTCTCCATTCATCTCTGTGTCCTCTTTCTCTTGAACGGTTCACTGAAAAGACTCTTTCTCTTTGATATCCTTGTCGACATGCGTGGGTCGCAAATGGAGAGGGGGAAGAGTAATCTTCTTCCGGCTGAGAGTGAGCTCGAGCTGGGACTAGGGCTCAGCATCGGCGGTGGCGCGTGGAAAGACCGTGGGAGAATTCTAACGGCTAAGGATTTTCCTTCTGTTGGGTCTAAACGATGTGCTGACTCTTCCTCTCACCAAGGAGCTTCTCCTCCTCGTTCAAG CAGTCAGATAGTGGGATGGCCACCAATTGGGTCTCACAGGATGAACAACCACCAAGCTATGAAGGCGGGGACcaaagctgaagaagaagaagaaaagaatgatGAGCCTAAAGATGTCGTCACAATGAAGGCGAAAGTTGAGGGTTTAGGAGGGTatgtaaaagtgaatatggatgGAGTTGGTATAGGCAGAAAAGTGGATATGAGAGCTCATTCTTCTTACGAAAACTTGGCTCACACGCTTGAGGAGATGTTCTTCGGAATCACAG GTTCTACTACTTGTAGGGAAAAGGTGAAGAAACCTTTGAGACTTTTAGATGGATCAGCAGAGTTTGTACTCACTTATGAAGATAAGGAAGGAGATTGGATGCTTGTTGGAGATGTTCCATGGAT AATGTTTATCACTTCAGTGAAAAGGCTTCGGATCATGGGAACCTCCGAAGCTAATGGACTTG CTCCAAGACATGAAGAACAGAAGGACAGACAGAGAAACAACCATGTTTAG
- the LOC130500747 gene encoding auxin-responsive protein IAA12-like isoform X3 encodes MSISLSLSQIRSKKTLNNPHTLSSFVSIHLCVLFLLNGSLKRLFLFDILVDMRGSQMERGKSNLLPAESELELGLGLSIGGGAWKDRGRILTAKDFPSVGSKRCADSSSHQGASPPRSSSQIVGWPPIGSHRMNNHQAMKAGTKAEEEEEKNDEPKDVVTMKAKVEGLGGYVKVNMDGVGIGRKVDMRAHSSYENLAHTLEEMFFGITGSTTCREKVKKPLRLLDGSAEFVLTYEDKEGDWMLVGDVPWIMFITSVKRLRIMGTSEAPRHEEQKDRQRNNHV; translated from the exons atgtctatctctctctctctctctcaaataagaTCGAAGAAAACCCTAAATAACCCACACACGCTCTCTTCTTTTGTCTCCATTCATCTCTGTGTCCTCTTTCTCTTGAACGGTTCACTGAAAAGACTCTTTCTCTTTGATATCCTTGTCGACATGCGTGGGTCGCAAATGGAGAGGGGGAAGAGTAATCTTCTTCCGGCTGAGAGTGAGCTCGAGCTGGGACTAGGGCTCAGCATCGGCGGTGGCGCGTGGAAAGACCGTGGGAGAATTCTAACGGCTAAGGATTTTCCTTCTGTTGGGTCTAAACGATGTGCTGACTCTTCCTCTCACCAAGGAGCTTCTCCTCCTCGTTCAAG CAGTCAGATAGTGGGATGGCCACCAATTGGGTCTCACAGGATGAACAACCACCAAGCTATGAAGGCGGGGACcaaagctgaagaagaagaagaaaagaatgatGAGCCTAAAGATGTCGTCACAATGAAGGCGAAAGTTGAGGGTTTAGGAGGGTatgtaaaagtgaatatggatgGAGTTGGTATAGGCAGAAAAGTGGATATGAGAGCTCATTCTTCTTACGAAAACTTGGCTCACACGCTTGAGGAGATGTTCTTCGGAATCACAG GTTCTACTACTTGTAGGGAAAAGGTGAAGAAACCTTTGAGACTTTTAGATGGATCAGCAGAGTTTGTACTCACTTATGAAGATAAGGAAGGAGATTGGATGCTTGTTGGAGATGTTCCATGGAT AATGTTTATCACTTCAGTGAAAAGGCTTCGGATCATGGGAACCTCCGA AGCTCCAAGACATGAAGAACAGAAGGACAGACAGAGAAACAACCATGTTTAG
- the LOC130500746 gene encoding uncharacterized protein LOC130500746 has protein sequence MSLSFFHKVGSFTIIEREMDHHNHHQWRLRLSFKNATIALSLVNLVIFLFLLQGFFTSSSRRLLSAQLRYVKEAEEIRLSMQPLLLIKRVREIEQEASGGQETEQEKDVKQNTAVDLSKRLKDFRSLNDASSLKALEEWRKRKMERARQRDLEKTGGLSSSKTS, from the exons atgagtctttctttctttcataaaGTTGGAAGTTTCACAATTATAGAGAGAGAAATGGATCATCATAATCATCATCAATGGCGTTTGAGATTATCTTTCAAGAACGCCACAATTGCTCTCTCTCTCGTCAACCTtgtcatcttcctcttcctccttcaGGGCTTTTTCACTTCCTCCTCTCGCCGACTCCTTTCAG CTCAGCTTCGGTACGTGAAGGAAGCCGAAGAGATTAGACTCTCGATGCAACCTTTACTGCTTATCAAAAGA GTCCGAGAAATCGAACAGGAGGCATCTGGTGGACAAGAAACAGAGCAGGAGAAAGATGTGAAGCAGAACACAGCCGTTGACCTCTCTAAACGTCTCAAAGACTTCCGCTCCCTTAACGATGCGTCCAGCTTGAAAG CATTGGAAGAATGGCGAAAGCGGAAAATGGAACGAGCAAGACAACGTGATCTTGAGAAAACCGGAGGTCTTTCTTCATCCAAAACATCATAA